A region of Myxococcus stipitatus DSM 14675 DNA encodes the following proteins:
- a CDS encoding response regulator produces MSLVLVADDEPAVLEVLSHVVEDLGHEVVKARDGEEALAMARACRPHLVVTDHMMPRLSGVELCRRLKRDAELKGVPVILLSAVLPQGAPEADAFLHKPFEITDFEALIHKSLVDAPKTAQGAGHLPGTPWGQWAARALQGPLEEARRQLRRLEAGAPVDRSVLEALRAQLESLDGVASELARPQGGALPVEPPVVRGAPFGLRLTKGSVS; encoded by the coding sequence ATGAGTCTTGTCCTGGTCGCGGATGATGAGCCCGCGGTGCTGGAAGTCCTCAGCCATGTGGTGGAGGACCTGGGCCACGAAGTGGTGAAGGCGCGGGATGGGGAGGAGGCCTTGGCCATGGCTCGGGCGTGTCGGCCCCACCTCGTGGTGACGGACCACATGATGCCTCGGCTGAGCGGGGTGGAGCTGTGCCGCCGCCTCAAGCGCGACGCGGAGCTCAAGGGCGTGCCCGTCATCCTCTTGAGCGCCGTGCTGCCCCAGGGGGCGCCAGAGGCGGATGCCTTCCTGCACAAGCCCTTTGAAATCACGGACTTCGAGGCGCTGATCCACAAGTCCCTGGTCGACGCGCCCAAGACGGCCCAGGGGGCCGGGCACCTCCCGGGGACACCGTGGGGGCAGTGGGCGGCGAGAGCGCTCCAGGGGCCGCTGGAGGAAGCGCGGCGACAGCTGCGGCGGTTGGAGGCGGGAGCCCCGGTGGACCGCTCGGTGTTGGAGGCGCTTCGGGCGCAGCTCGAGTCCCTTGACGGGGTGGCCTCGGAGCTGGCGCGCCCGCAGGGTGGGGCGCTGCCCGTGGAGCCCCCGGTGGTTCGGGGGGCTCCGTTCGGATTGCGGCTGACGAAGGGAAGCGTGAGCTGA
- a CDS encoding protein kinase domain-containing protein, with protein MSTVRYLSLGPLLSGAGSRAFLGLALEDGLPPRPVVLIWAPQEVVQSPELTAKLTRETNRALVFEHPNILRVHSLAAQDGGLARVTEFADGEPLRRVLEASPKLPPPLAALVAADAATGLHYAHMAGNDDGTPLVHGDVRPETLMVSFSGLTKVTGYGALSVAPRERDGKRVKNRRAYSAPEQLLGGREAVNVQSDVFLLGLVLHECLSGKMPFKDNADPDKATLTRTLPTMSQDVPLKLDAVVRKATAKRAYDRYPSAHAFREAIVEAVGTLPAHTLLADYLAKLFPPENEARAARRRVIEAGIADVLQKVGVPPPAVAEFLVSGVLPPSAIPKVWPALQGQLSILAAISGGTSGVQVTEVNEASAAAPQAAPVVEPAAPAAAVQGTSTESVSAAPGSAAPAAPTTPGAEVSTSASVSSTPGANGTGTTAPGASSSAPMPVASATAATTAPDPGANAPAPAPGAGASASPVAIASAGAPGVAQTPLANVSTTPVSGAPSVPASPAAGAPRKSSRAWVVGVGVGAVLALAGAAVIVQRLPPRIEAELEDAGPASVASANAFDAGAVSDAGSDAGAEVIATGYLDLTVDPRVDVSYPGGFLGRTPLSVALPAGRHVFTLTNSVLGIQIARTFTITAGGRNAQQLYLNKAFVNVRAPKDAIVTLDGRLVGAAPVEEQDVYEGTHQLLVIANGARWQKTFKIEGGQRISFDVDFEAPPEE; from the coding sequence ATGAGCACCGTGCGTTACCTGTCACTGGGTCCCCTGCTCTCCGGAGCGGGCTCACGAGCCTTCCTGGGGCTCGCGCTGGAGGATGGACTCCCCCCTCGACCTGTCGTTCTCATCTGGGCACCGCAAGAGGTGGTTCAGAGCCCGGAGCTGACGGCGAAGCTGACGCGCGAGACGAACCGCGCGCTCGTCTTCGAGCATCCCAACATCCTCCGCGTGCACAGCCTGGCGGCCCAGGACGGGGGCCTCGCGCGTGTCACCGAGTTCGCCGATGGCGAGCCCCTGCGCCGCGTGCTGGAGGCCAGCCCCAAGCTGCCGCCTCCGCTGGCCGCGCTGGTGGCCGCCGACGCCGCCACCGGATTGCATTACGCCCACATGGCGGGCAACGACGACGGCACGCCGCTGGTGCACGGGGACGTGCGCCCCGAGACGCTGATGGTGTCCTTCAGCGGCCTGACGAAGGTGACGGGCTACGGCGCGCTGAGCGTGGCGCCTCGAGAGCGCGACGGGAAGCGCGTGAAGAACCGGCGCGCGTACAGCGCTCCGGAGCAGCTGCTGGGTGGACGCGAGGCCGTCAACGTCCAGTCCGACGTGTTCCTGTTGGGGTTGGTGCTGCACGAGTGCCTGTCCGGGAAGATGCCCTTCAAGGACAACGCGGACCCCGACAAGGCGACGCTCACGCGCACGCTGCCGACGATGTCGCAGGACGTGCCGCTCAAGCTGGACGCGGTGGTCCGCAAGGCGACGGCGAAGCGCGCGTATGACCGGTACCCCTCCGCGCACGCCTTCCGCGAGGCCATCGTCGAGGCCGTGGGCACGCTGCCCGCGCACACGCTGCTGGCGGACTACCTGGCCAAGCTCTTCCCGCCCGAGAACGAGGCCCGCGCCGCGCGCCGCCGCGTGATTGAAGCAGGCATCGCGGACGTGTTGCAGAAGGTCGGCGTCCCGCCTCCCGCCGTGGCGGAGTTCCTCGTCTCGGGCGTCCTGCCCCCGTCCGCGATTCCCAAGGTGTGGCCCGCGCTGCAGGGGCAGCTCTCCATCCTCGCGGCCATCTCGGGTGGCACCAGTGGTGTCCAGGTCACCGAGGTGAATGAGGCCTCGGCAGCCGCGCCCCAGGCGGCTCCGGTCGTTGAACCGGCCGCTCCTGCGGCGGCCGTCCAGGGGACAAGCACCGAGTCCGTGTCCGCGGCTCCGGGTTCGGCTGCTCCCGCTGCGCCGACGACACCTGGCGCGGAGGTGAGCACCTCGGCCTCGGTCTCGTCGACACCTGGTGCGAATGGCACGGGCACCACGGCACCGGGCGCGAGCTCCTCGGCGCCGATGCCTGTCGCCAGCGCCACGGCGGCCACCACGGCACCGGATCCGGGTGCGAACGCTCCGGCGCCGGCTCCTGGTGCGGGGGCCTCGGCCTCGCCCGTGGCGATTGCTTCGGCTGGTGCTCCTGGCGTGGCCCAGACACCGCTGGCGAACGTCTCCACGACTCCCGTCAGCGGCGCACCGTCGGTGCCCGCGTCTCCAGCGGCGGGGGCACCTCGGAAGTCCTCGCGTGCATGGGTCGTGGGTGTGGGCGTCGGCGCGGTGCTCGCGCTCGCCGGGGCGGCGGTCATCGTCCAGCGATTGCCTCCGCGCATCGAAGCGGAGCTGGAGGACGCGGGGCCTGCCTCGGTGGCGTCCGCCAACGCCTTTGATGCGGGCGCGGTCTCGGATGCCGGCTCGGACGCGGGCGCCGAGGTGATTGCCACCGGCTATCTGGACCTCACCGTCGACCCTCGCGTGGACGTGTCGTACCCCGGTGGGTTCCTCGGCCGGACTCCGTTGAGCGTGGCACTGCCTGCGGGGCGCCATGTCTTCACGCTCACCAACTCCGTGCTGGGCATCCAGATTGCCCGGACCTTCACCATCACCGCGGGCGGGCGCAACGCGCAGCAGCTCTACCTCAACAAGGCCTTCGTCAACGTGCGCGCGCCGAAGGACGCCATCGTGACGCTCGACGGGCGGCTCGTCGGCGCGGCCCCGGTCGAAGAGCAGGACGTCTACGAGGG
- a CDS encoding trypsin-like peptidase domain-containing protein: MKAGVMRWGLVVVAMLVSSGAHADLARRRDAVVEVVQKVSPAVVYIGTEQEVESRFRRRSPLEEFFGGMGNGSERQKIEGLGSGVIIDPTGIIVTNDHVIRGASAIHVVLADGRSYEAEVIGSDAGNDVAVLKVAAKEALPIAKLGTSSDLMIGETVVAIGSPFGLSKTVTAGVVSATGRTFRADNRVYNDFVQTDAAINPGNSGGPLLNVDGEIIGINTAIFGGGAQGIGFAIPADKVRRIVDELTRFGKMRPAWVGIDTVDLKPRVARQLGWDRAYGALVTAVEAGSPAAQAGVRRGDIVAELGGSRIQDAEDFDTRVRGYPARSAFPLSLFREGDLRTLQLTPSEFPVRMVESLAWDRLGLKVKDARVGLAVSGIRAGSVAAEAGLDPGDIILRVNNQPVGTAEAFKEALLTARRGRSVLLLVRRGRYGYHVTLPFEQDTGQSL; the protein is encoded by the coding sequence ATGAAGGCAGGAGTCATGAGGTGGGGGCTGGTGGTGGTGGCGATGCTGGTGTCCAGCGGAGCCCACGCGGACCTGGCTCGGCGGCGCGACGCCGTCGTGGAGGTCGTCCAGAAGGTCTCCCCGGCCGTCGTCTACATCGGCACCGAACAGGAGGTGGAGTCGCGCTTCCGCCGCCGCTCCCCGCTGGAAGAGTTCTTCGGTGGCATGGGCAACGGGTCCGAGCGGCAGAAAATCGAGGGCCTGGGCAGCGGCGTCATCATCGACCCGACCGGCATCATCGTCACCAATGACCACGTCATCCGGGGCGCGTCCGCCATTCACGTCGTGCTCGCGGATGGTCGCTCGTACGAGGCGGAGGTCATCGGCAGCGACGCGGGCAATGACGTGGCCGTCCTCAAGGTGGCCGCGAAGGAGGCGCTGCCCATCGCCAAGCTGGGCACCAGCTCCGACCTGATGATTGGCGAGACGGTGGTGGCCATCGGCAGCCCGTTCGGCCTGAGCAAGACGGTGACGGCGGGCGTGGTGTCCGCCACCGGGCGCACCTTCCGCGCGGACAATCGCGTGTACAACGACTTCGTCCAGACAGACGCGGCCATCAACCCGGGCAACTCCGGGGGGCCGCTGCTCAACGTGGATGGCGAAATCATCGGCATCAACACCGCCATCTTCGGCGGCGGTGCCCAGGGCATCGGCTTCGCCATCCCCGCGGACAAGGTGCGCCGCATCGTCGACGAGCTCACCCGCTTCGGGAAGATGCGCCCGGCCTGGGTGGGCATCGACACGGTGGACCTCAAGCCGCGCGTGGCCCGGCAGCTGGGCTGGGACCGGGCCTATGGCGCGCTCGTGACCGCCGTGGAAGCGGGCAGCCCCGCCGCCCAGGCAGGCGTGCGGCGCGGAGACATCGTCGCGGAGCTGGGGGGCTCCCGCATCCAGGACGCCGAGGACTTCGACACCCGCGTGCGTGGCTACCCCGCCCGCTCCGCCTTCCCCCTCTCCCTCTTCCGGGAGGGCGACCTGCGCACCCTCCAGCTCACCCCGTCCGAGTTCCCCGTGCGAATGGTGGAGTCCCTCGCCTGGGACCGGCTGGGACTCAAAGTGAAGGACGCCCGGGTGGGGTTGGCCGTGTCGGGCATCCGGGCGGGCTCCGTGGCGGCGGAGGCGGGGTTGGATCCCGGCGATATCATTCTTCGAGTGAACAACCAGCCGGTGGGCACGGCCGAGGCCTTCAAGGAAGCGCTGCTCACGGCCCGGCGCGGCCGGAGTGTCCTGTTACTCGTGAGACGGGGCCGCTACGGCTACCACGTCACCCTGCCCTTCGAGCAGGACACCGGCCAAAGCCTGTAG